Below is a window of Solanum stenotomum isolate F172 chromosome 7, ASM1918654v1, whole genome shotgun sequence DNA.
atcaagcTTTTCCCATCTcaattttcctatatattttgtgtaaaatgtttttttatatctttatatataaattcttaaaGCAAACATGAGAACAtcacaaaatattcaaattccaTTACTTCAAATTGATCGAAATTTTTCTGCTGAATCTGATGTTATTGATAATGAAATTAGACAACAAATGAATTTTAGTTCTAGTTCGgcaaatcttttatttttaatttgtttattgatattttttttcaaaatcatattttatagaATAAGTAGTGAATAAAGAAAGTACTCTCCCAATGAAATTAATTACTTGTAGATTTTCTAGATTAATCAaagtaaatacattttcaagattaattaattaatctatcaagggtataatggGGAAaaaatggtaatttatgcataaattttataaaatgacatatCAATTGGTctaactatttttagaaaaggGTGACATATAATATGGGATGGAGAGAGTAGAGACTCGGGAAGTACTATATAGTAAATGAAAGGGTATTAAATAAAGCCTTAACAATCTCGAGAGTGGTCTTTTTTCTGTGTGTTGACTGTTGATATGACAGAATTAGGTGgaccaaaaattaaaaacaaattccaaaggtatgataattttatgtatttcacGTTATTCAAGCCATTCAGAGGCCATGCATGTAATTCTCATTGCTCTTTGCGTGACACTTGTTGCTTCGTAAGTAGGacggtttaaaaaaaaatcatgttggaaGTGTTGTTTCAGAAATGGATAGTTAACAtactcaaatttaaatttaattggatCATAATATGGATATCGAACATTTCATGAAGAAAAAGTGAAGTCATTTAGATTGTAAAGTGACTTATCAATTTTTTCGATGCTTTTTGAACCGAGTCTGTTGCATTAGGTTTGGCTAGTATGATTTATGTCTTCTGTGTAGTTTGCAGATTATATAGGGTTCAAAAACTTACTCAAACGTAATACTCTGCAAGACTACTTGAAAACACCTAGAATAAGTCAATCCGAAtaaattcttaattattattacataaattgaaacacgGAAAGTAATTTTCATAGTTTTGTTTTCATTTAGCACATTTATCATCAGTCTCATTAAAAGTAAACAAATGAAACAGAAAGCAAGTTTTTTCTGACTTGGAATGTAGGCGACCAGCAACATGTAGCAATTAGAATGCAGtaaaatacattaatatgtTGCATAACTTTAAACAACTATTTATCTTGACCCATCAATTAATGAACTTCTAACTATGGGGTGGAGGTGGGGTGTTCGTAATAAGCAATATGCGAcgatatgtatttatattaatcGAGATCTTAAAATAGATGAACATAACTACTATCCGGgatcaaataatatttaatcacattgattttttattttgaacgATTGCGCTATATTTTTCTCTAATAGTTGTAATCCTATGTTCTAATTTAATTAGCTAATTAGTATACCTTATTTACCAACGATTTATTGCAATTTGCAAATGAAACCTCTTAGTAAGACGAATTCATTGATCACAACCCTAGTGATGgcttagaaaaaaattattaaaaggtAATGGCTGAACTTGTTGTGTCATTTCAAAAGATGTGAAATATCTTTTTAGCAGCTATAACACgaatataaaaatgtaattactagaaaaatgtagaataatataattattgttttagggaaacttacataaatcccGCTAGTTTAGAATCTAATTACATAGATACACTatagtttgcaatattatgtatcttatcatatttttgtgcctctagatacatgtatctcatgaTATATGGAGTTAAATTTGTTCTAcatacattgtatccaagtgaATTTGTATGTATCTGGGGTACATAACAAAtttcgctcgccactctctcaTGTATCTAATATTCCAGctgatacatgtgaatcacacaagatacatacaaatacatatatttaatgtgtatctagtgtgattctcatgtatctgagatatatatgaatctcgctcgcctcccttcccaatctcgctcgcctctctctttattttagtgtatctgGATAGCAAGGGTGgacccacatacaacattctgaggtgctcgagcacccattgaCTTCGACATaaaaaagtttatatatatgtatatacatatcttcaaaaaaaaaaattggtaattGTAATGTTTTATTACCAGATTTTGCAATATGTACAAAGTTTGGATACTCTGGATGTGGACATCTTCCACTCTCAGAGCCCAGCTAATTCAAAGGATCTCATCTGCTAGAGCCTATTCTAAGGATAAAAATTAAGCTTAtgcataaaacatataaatctaGGTAGCATACTAGCTCTACAATGTATGTCTTGTATGATTATTCTAATGATCGACTCCATGTTCCTctccttattttgaaaaatcctGTAATTCCTCTCTTGCCAAATGTAGTAGATTTATTGCTACTAGAATCATGCTCTACAGCCCATGTCAGTTCCTTCTGCCATCCATTACTACCTCTATTTATTGCTAGCCAGTGCAGGAGTTTTTGCCATATCACTTTTGAGAATCGACAATTGAAGAATAGGTGCTGGTGtgattcattttctttcttacaGAGTGGACACATTACTTCACTTGTGATCCCCCATTTTTCCAATCTACCTCTGGTGTAAAGCCTTCTATGTATGTCTAGGTATAATGCAAAGATCTATTTAGGATTCCCCTGATTATTGCAAGTCATTCTCCTCCAGAGAACCTTTATATAATCCCCTCTTAGCTTCTTATCATTTCTTTAATACTAAATTCATCTGCCTCTAATATGTCTGCAAATTGTAGTCCCTTTTCTTCCAGCCATTGTCCTGCCTGCATGATTTTCCTCACTATCCAAGAAGCTTGATTTGCTCTCACTTCCCATGGTCTCCTACTTTGAGATAAAAGGTATGCACCCaaataattcataatttatCTTTCTTCTTGCTTAGTTCCCACAGGTGCTTTAAAAAAGTTGtttacacacacacatatatatatatcaataacATTGAGTCCTCCTGCAACTTTTGACCAACAAAGAGTGTCCCATGCAATAAGAGCCTTTCATTTGGCTTGTATCTCTCCATTCCATAGAAACCTTTTATACACTGTCTCTATTCTTTTGAGAATTTGCTTTGGTAGCAGAAAGATTTGTGTCCAGAAAGCTTGCATAGCTATTAACACATTGTTAACCAATTGTAACCTTCTTGCATAAGACAAGAATTTGATTGTCCATGTTGTAATTTTGGCCATTATCTTGTTTATTAATGGTTGACATTGCCCTACTGACAGTTTTCTTGAACTCAAAGGCACTCCAAGGTATCTAAAAGGGAGTAGACCCTTTACAAAACCTATTTGTTGTAGTATTAATTGTTGCATAACACTCCTTCAAAGTAACCACAACTTTTGGCCTAATTTGCTATGAGTCCAGGCACCTTTGAGAATTGCTAGAAATACTCATACATGAGAGTACTTAATGTTAATCTCATTTGCTAAACAACAATAGATCATCAGTAAAGCTTAGTTGTATGTTGTGTTGTCTATAACAGCTAGGATGATACTTAAACTTTGGATTCTCAATATCTTCAGTAATCTTGTGAAGTAATCCATGGCAAGGACAAACAAATAAGGGGACATTGGATCCCCTTGTCTCACCCCTCTCTTTGCTTGAAAAGGTGCAATAGGGCATCCATTGATCAATATAGAATAAGACACAGTCCTGACACAGCTCATTATCCATCCTAGGAATTTTTGAGGAACATGCATACCGGCTAGTACCTCCTCCAGAAAATACCATTCCACAGAGTCATATGCCTTCTGCATGTCTATTTTGAACATACATCTTGGTGAGGTGCAAACAAATAAGGGGACAGTGGATCCCCTTGTCTCACCCCTCTCTTTGCTTGAAAAGGTGCACTTGGACATCCATTGATCAATATAGAATAAGACACAGTCATGACATAGCTCATTATCCATCCTAGGAACTTTTGAGAAACCTGCATACCAGCTAGTACCTCATCCAAAAAATGCCATTCTACAGAGTTATATGCCTTCTGCATGTCTATTTTGAACATACATCTTGGTGAGGTGCCTTTTCTTCCATACCCTTTAACCAATTCATGGCTGAGGAGCACATTATCAGTCAACATTCTACCAGGTACAAAAGCAACCTGTCCAGGATCAACTAGATAGTTCATGACAATATGGAGTCTTTTTGTGAGTATTTTTGATATGATCTTATACAAAGTAGCGCGACAAGAAATAgacatgtattattttatagaagTGGGATGTTTCACCTTAGGAATCAATGTGACAGAGGTTCTATTTATGAGAGCATACATTTTAGTAGTTTGAAAGAATTGTAAAACAATTGATGTTACCTCCTCCCCTATGAGTgaacaaatttttttgaagaaatatgAGTTGAAACCATCCTCTCCTGGTGCTTTTGAATCCCCAATGCTCATAAGAGCTTCTTTCACATCACCTTCCCTGAATGGTTGAATGAGGAACATTTGTTGCTCCCTTGTAAGGACTAGTCCATCTTTTAGAACTCCAAGATGTGTAGCTTGCATGTGTTTATTATATTGGCCTAACAACTACCCACAGCCTCCTTTGTACCACTGTTGCTTTTCTAATAACAGTCTCATCCTCACTTGTAAGTATGTTGATCTGATTTTGAGCCTTCATTCCTTTCATACTAGCAAAGAAATAAGCATTGTTAGCATCCCCCAGTTTGAGCCATTGTACTTTGTACTTCTGCTTGTAAATGTTTTCCTCAATCATACTCCACTTTGCCAGTTTAGTTTTCAGTACTTTCTCCTCATCAATGGTGTCTTGTGGTATTGGACCTACTCTCATATTCTTTTGTTTATCTATGAGCTCTCTTCTGAGTGCTTGCACTTTTTCAGAGACTTTCATAAACTCTTTTTTATTGATCTTTTTCATCTTTATCCTTACCATTTTCAGATTCCTCCATACATCTTTCATGCCTCCACCTAAAATCTGTCATCTAGCTTCTACCTTGTCCTTGAAATCTGGATGTTGCCCTATGCAATTATAAAATCTGAAATGTCTCTTTCTTGTATCTCTTTGCTCCTCCAATATCAAACCTAGAGGTGAATAATCTAAAAATAAAGGCTCCATGACAATGATCTGTTGTGTGTCCATCTTGTTCACCCACTCAACATTAACTATAGCTTTGTCTATTCTGTTATATACATGTTCATTGGTCCATGTGTAATTTCCCCCTCCTATCTGCAGTTCAACTAGATTGGAATCAGTCACACATTCTTTGAAATCTCTTGTTTCTGCATCTTGTACCTAACTACCAACTATTTTATCATCTTGTGCTAGTATAGAATTGAAATCCCCTATAATCAACCATGGCTCATTAATTTGGCTACTCATCTGATGAATTGATGTCCATAACGAAGTCCTGGTATTGATAGTATGTAGGCCATACACAGCAGTGAACTGAAACTGTGTATTATTTATTTCCACCAAACCATGTATGTATTGTTCTGCATTTGCCACCTTTTTGAAACTAGCTTCTTTTAGATTCCAGATCACCCATATCCTTCCTCTTATATTTGTGTTAGCATTAGTACACCACTCCCAACCTGGTAAGCTTctattaataatatgtttttcCTCTATCTTGTCTTACTCTATGCTTACTCATTACTATCGGGTTCACCTTATTCCTCTCACAAACAACCTCAGCTCTTTATGTTTCATCTCTTGATTAAAGCCCCTCACATTCCACGTTACTATCATGAATTGATGGTTGTATAGTTGTCGTTTTCATTCCACCACTTCCTTCTCCACTCATTTGTCCTTCCTCATAAATCATGATCCCTGGTGGATGACTCTCCCCTTCTCTTGATTCTTGTATATTTGTATAGTCTCTTCTAATAGAACTTCCATGTCTAACAGTATGCCACTCTCCTTGACCCTGTGTTGTGTCATCTTTTTCATTAGTTGATTGCTCTTTCCAGTTTAATTCAACTTGATTAGTATCACGACTTTGCTCCTTGTTTGTGGTGGGTACCCATTCTTTTCTCAGCCCTTGCCCctgatttttcttttggaaCTGTATAGGTGCCTCTGGTTTTTACACACACGAATGCCCCACTTGTAGACATTTCTGACAAAATATTGGCTTCCATTCATACCAAACTTTCTGCTCTACTACTCTTCCTTTTGGATCCCGTATTTTTATCACCTTTGTCAGGGGTCTAGTAACATCTACTTCCACAAATATTTTGTCAAACGAGATTCTACTGACTTGCGTTGTACATTCATCTGCATACAAAGACTTTCCCAAACTACTACCTATCTTGCTCAAAACAACTGAACTCCAACAGTTAAGAGGCAGATTTGGaagtttaaatatattaaatgttcAGCACTTAGTGAACAAATCTTCTAATAGGTGCTTTGGTCCAATAGCTAATTTGAATGTTGTGTTTTTAGTAAAGTCAAGAGTTCGATTCTCaccaataaaaattatttacacattttatttttcctctttcCCTCCCAGTATATACTCTCACATGTTCttctcttttttacttttttttttctatacaGAACTTTtagtcttaaatttttttacgttttatgaattttttgtgacatgataaaattaaaaattcatattcaatcacttttcttatttttcttgagAAATTTTGGCTATTTGGTTAAGAAATCCTTcagagcttttttttttttttttgtaatggtagtataaatcttatttttttctcattattgTTTTAATTATCACATTGAAATAATTATGCACTTATATTATGCAATTTAtaacaattttatattaaaagaagTGAGCACCCACAAATCAAAAATTCTGAATTCGCTATTGTCtgatagcaaaaatacatgtatctaagtgtatcGTTCTTTATATATGATAGAAAATTCTtaattagtgataaaatatttaatattttaaaagattagaTGATAATAGTAAATATGACAGTGAAGCATGGGTAACTACGTactttttccaattttcttagAGACCAATCGAATTGGGCTCAACAGAGTAATGAGTGGATCTGAAACAATGTTAATAGCTTGACGGGCCGAAACATATACAAAATGGGCTCACGATCAAATTTGGTATTAATACTAacgaaccaaatcaaatcaaatcgaagttaaaatctcactaaattaatataggtgagATCAtgaagtattattattttatagagatattatttaatcaatatttattaatttaaagagtgttttgaCACTGCAAAATTAATTTGAGAATGAAATTTCAGAGAATTTAAATGACTCCACTTGTGAAAacgtcattcatgaacttgagaTAATGATTAATTATCTCGATTACCATAATAAAATGGACTTTAATAACCTATTAGATGTGTGAAAATGTTATTTGTTCATAGGTCCAGAgcttagaagaaattgtggatacaattgaaaaaataatgttgataATAAAGATAGGAGATGAAAAAATATCTTTGGAACAAGTTATGGTCAGAAAACACTTATTACATttagaactcttcacaattttatggtgcagttCAAAAAGACACACCGAAATTTTTGGtttcaataagaaaagttagagataaGCTTCAacaagattttaattttaacaaaaaaatagaacacaatagaatcatgtttcactaaattgtcttagatatatttgtacttttaacgaattattaatttataatattaatggtaTATATAGGGTCttcagaaaatatattatcttattatcttatcaaAATGAATGGTTTTTCCCATTGGCCCAAGTCGTAAtcagagaaaaatattatctttgagaggttattaattaattgagtaTTATTTTAGTGAGATTTTACTGTAATTCAGTTTGATACTCAATGCACACTTTTTcaatattaaaattgaaaatcaaattaaaattcgATAAATCAAATCGAAGAACCGAATTTCCAATTAATCTCAACTTCCTGAGATAAATCATACTGGAAAACCCACCTAATACTTTAATCCTTGCACTATAAAACGTTCAAGGAAAATGAGAAAGTGTCAAACAGGGTCATGTATGGGTAGTTTGGGAAATAGATGCAAATGTGTCATGTAAGTCTAAACAAAAAGGCAACTTTCGAAttagtaattattaaaataaaaatatttatacccTCACATGAAAAGTCATTATAGGTAGGTCCGAAGTAGGTGCAGATCtgtatgattaaaaaaaagtatagtaataattataaataaaaaattgtcacGTGAAAACGTTCAAGCCTTGGGAAAATGACCatgaatatttaataattaaatatatatatatatatatatatatacacacgaCTATTAACTCACTAACCTGATAATTACAGCttcttaattaaagtatccgatCACATATTAAAGTATCcgcaacacaaaaaaaaaagggaaattcgTAATTTATGAAAGAGTAGGAACAGAAAGTAATTTGTTTATCATATACAAATTTTTGAAGAGCATTTATTTTCACACTTTTTATGTCGCTTCTAAATTAGTTTTCATTGCATTTTAATAccttattaatttttctatattataaGTACTATACATGTCAATGCAGATTTTACTATAGTGAATCCGATACAAAATTTCATCAGTCATATTAACTATatgatacaaaaattaaaatatcttaaaatgACATAATTATTGTTCACACAACActgtacaatttattttttaaaagatgatactaaatattttttacttacataaatattagGTATATGATACATAGGTACCTAAAACTTTTCAAACTAATACAGTTTTATCATTTCATGACAAAGTTTCAAAGATATCAAGtatcatatataaattttatactaaaatcaatctaactttttaaatatcttatacTTAATTTCTAGAAAACTATTTTGTGcatgaaaattcaaattttgtccataaatattgaaattttatgtatatgttatataatattggtaaaaaatacaaattctGATACTCTATTATTAGTAGatacaaaatttagaaaataatagtatgtatatgatatataattgattCAAATGATACCTTTTTTAAATGTTGTCTCTATTAACTTTGGCACACATCACAGCTATTTGGCACTATTAATCGatgtaaaaattataaaaagcaCATAGTATACCAatctaatttttataataaattgacAATCAAATAATGTTGCCAAAACATAACATTATTCATTTATTGCATCATATAATAGTAACCATTACGAATCTTTTGGGAAGAAAGTACATGTTCTTCTATTGTGACCTTCCAGTTCACATTGTCCACAATAATTCGTGTTTGTGGTAATCTTTTCATCTgaatttttcttcctcttttttcgTGGCCCTCCAGGCATTTTTTTGTATCTTGGTGGCAAGACTATTTCTTCCAAAACAGATTCTGGAGCTATTCTTTAATTAATATCAACCACCGTCAGAAACTCATTCAAAAATTGTAGATTCATAACTCATGAGTTTTACTTTATTAGACTATACATATcgataaaactaattaaataaacCTATATATCATGTCATAGGCAGAGGAGTGAcggaaaaatagaaaaatatttgtaGAGCGCTGATTTTACAACTTTAAACCATGAATATTTGTCATTCATAAATATTTACAATTCTTTAAATATTTAGGTATTAGAAAAAGAATACCAATTCATAAAAATTTAGTAAAGATTTTCATAATCGTGCGGAGCACGAACAAGTTTATTAGtttgaaatataaatgcatataaatagataaatgtATAAAAAAGTTACTCCactcattttaaattaatactcAAATTATTTGATACAATTcgaattttgagagttaaacttatttaatttatccttcattcaaacatgaaatatctaattttttataaataaaacttaCATAATTagaaattacataaataatattataagtcataatagtttacaatttaaattatttaacaatatatggaagaaaaaaaagaagaacaaattaCGCGAAATGACAAACATTTAGAGTATATTATGTAATATAcagttttgattatttttaattcgTAGCTACAGTTTCGTGAAATTTTGCTATTCAATTGtctatttgtataaattcaaaatttgtataatttggtctatgattgtataaatccaatatttgtataattcaattCCTGATTGTACAAATTCAGAATTTCTATATATTTGCCCTagctatttgtatttaaatagtTTATTTAAAGAGAACTATTAAGAAAAGGACAAATATGAGCCAAAGATTTATATGAAgatatttttgagccaaaaagGTCAAAGTGAAAAACATTCAAAATTAACTAGAGTATTTCTCTTGAAAGCTATGATCAAATGCATAGCGAAACTTTATTCAAAGATCAAAACTAACttgtcaaaaatatttagaattttatgGCCAAATGCTAATTTAGTTCCATAGtgttttttttcctctctttacttattattattaaactTGTAAAGCTATTGAGATTTTTGACatacataattaaaattagaaaaatatatttttaagtaaaagATATAAATTAAATGACTTATTTGCACGTTTTCccttttataaattaaaaaaaaaaagaaagaagaaaagtagGGCTGGACattcggtatttcggttcggtttcggtttttttttttggttttttcggGTTTCGGTTCTCGTATCATGTGTACCGAACACCGAACCAAAAtaattcggttcggttcggtttatgtTATTTcggtttttcttttattgtgggttttttacaattttgtaattttttttgtttattttgtttatatttatttctttttgcttattttagtattttactttgttttttaaattattgtatgAATCTTCCAAGTTCCACACCATGACACCAATCTTGCAGACTGACACCGATGTCAATCCGTCATTGACtcattgttccttttttttttcaaaaacgaGGAacattaatactccctccgtccctatttacttgtccatatttccttttttggttgtccctatttagttgtccattttgacaaatcaagaaagaacaacaaattttttcctattatacccttatttacacttcttgaaaattgtaaaagtgtatgttgtttccctccaatttatttcactttaattcaaataagtggttgtaattttgaagtgaaaagttgtcataagggtaaaattgtaacttcactgtgctaatcattgttgccttaatctgtgtgccatttctaaagtggacaactaaaaagggacggagggagtataaatttactttttttttttgtttaatttaaaaatatgaataaaaactTGCAGACTGCCTAGTGCCTGCTGCTTGTCACTTgagtcaaaactcaaaagtGGAAAAGAGAGTAAATAGTAGTGTACAGTGTAAAGAAATACAGAAAAGtggaaaagtttgaaaagactCACAAAAGGTCTTGATTCTTGTGCACTTTTTTGACCTAATATAATTAtgcttttaaatttaaattataatatttattatttaatataatatatttcggtaaaccgaaataccgaataatacaaaaattatataCCGAAAATCAAACCGAACTACAGAAAAATACTAAAACACATACCAAATACCGAATCGAAAACCGAAATATCGAAATTCTTCGATTCGGTTCGATATTTCGGTTTTTCGATGTTTATGCCCAGCCCTACTAGTGCCTGCTGCTTGTCACTTgagtcaaaactcaaaagtGGAAAAGAGAGTAAATAGTAGTGTACTGTGAAAAGtggaaaagtttgaaaagactCACAAAAGGTCTTGATTCTTGTGCACTTTTTTGACCTAATTTAATTAtgcttttaaatttaaattataatatttattatttaatataatatatttcggTAAATCGAAATACCgaataatacaaaaattatataCCGAAAATCGAACCGAACTACTGAAAAATACTAAAACACATACCGAATACCGAATCGAAAACCGAAATATCGAAACCGAAATATCGAAATTCTTCGGTTCGATTCGATATTTCAGTTTTTCGGTGTTTATGCCCAACCCTAAAGAAAAGAAGTGAAAACGTTCTAAGTGTGAACCCAGCTTACCCAGCTACCCGAAGTAGAGCTTTCTTTGTCCCACCTTTCCTTATTGACTTTCTTAGTTTAGATAGCGTATTGAGAATCATGTCACAATATACAAGGAAATTAATTTTACGGGTCGGATCCGGGAAGGTTTGTGGGCACTGGGTCGGATATTGGGTCCTTTATATACTTCAACTTTCCCTTATCAGagttcacaaaaaaaaaatcgaagtGTTTAACCATTCTGAAAAAACAGAGAGGAAATTGCAAAGACATGTATCCGTTCGATTCGTTTGCAGTGTTGTTTGCTGATCATCAACAAACTGATGTAAGTAGAGATTACttgtttctattattttattgttattatgaATGAAATGAATACAGATCAGTTAGAAAAATTGCAGATCCAATTAGAATTAGTTGGAGGTAGCTCACTTGGGGACAGTGCAAATTCTAGTGGAGGAGTTATTGATGCTTTCGTGGTACTaagtttacttttttttttttttttaattccatTATAGAAATCAAATTAGCAACTGTATATGTTTCTTGATCCATAACTAGGTGACAAAATCAAGCCTAACCCGTTAAGTTTGACCCGCCCATTCATAAATTGAACACACATGCATCCTACGgatttgattatatatatatatatatatatagatttagaattaagttggagttaatcatttttgtccctttttagctATTGTCTTTCATTATGAcgcaatttattttttatgtttagacATTTATAGTTGATATGTttttaagtattgtgttttaaattttattatatatattttaaaattcttttccCATTTTACACAAAAACTACAGGCAATGTTGTCCAACGGAAACAATTCTGGCaatcattttccaaaatttgatGATGCTGATGAATGGCGTGTAAGTAGagattacttatttattttgaatgcAAACAAAGGTGTATTTAAAAATTGtattgtataaataattaaaaaagaaagaaagaatctTTATTGAAGATGTAATTCCATTATAGAAATCAAATTAGCAACTGTATATGTTTCTTGATCCATAACTAGGTGACAAAATCAAGCCTAACCCGTTTAAGTTTGACCCGCCCATTCATAAATTGAACACACATGCATCCTACGgatttgattatatatatgtgtatatatatatatataatataaaaagataaCCTTAGGCCCACTTACGTGGCGCCACCATAAAACaaaattctcttttaatttatttatttacaaaactagccttcccctttcatgaaaagttgcgactttaatgaaaaattgcgactttaatgaagagttgtgacttttaatGAAATTATGTAAGCTAGGAAATAATAGTgttatgatttgtaattttgccttttcttttaataaaacaaatggtAAACTACAATTGAATAACCTCTATACTcttaaaaatagatttatataaaaatactataacatcaaaatacaagaaaagttctattccaataaattttaaagaagaatgttctaaccgcgcgaagc
It encodes the following:
- the LOC125870109 gene encoding uncharacterized protein LOC125870109, whose protein sequence is MVRIKMKKINKKEFMKVSEKVQALRRELIDKQKNMRVGPIPQDTIDEEKVLKTKLAKWSMIEENIYKQKYKVQWLKLGDANNAYFFASMKGMKAQNQINILTSEDETVIRKATVVQRRLEGDVKEALMSIGDSKAPGEDGFNSYFFKKICSLIGEEVAFVPGRMLTDNVLLSHELVKGYGRKGTSPRCFSKVPRMDNELCHDCVLFYIDQWMSKCTFSSKERGETRGSTVPLFVCTSPRCMFKIDMQKAYDSVEWYFLEEVLAGMHVPQKFLGWIMSCVRTVSYSILINGCPIAPFQAKRGVRQGDPMSPYLFVLAMDYFTRLLKILRIQSLSIILAVIDNTTYN